In Sparus aurata chromosome 2, fSpaAur1.1, whole genome shotgun sequence, a single genomic region encodes these proteins:
- the zc3h4 gene encoding LOW QUALITY PROTEIN: zinc finger CCCH domain-containing protein 4 (The sequence of the model RefSeq protein was modified relative to this genomic sequence to represent the inferred CDS: inserted 3 bases in 3 codons; substituted 2 bases at 2 genomic stop codons) — MAVESMTVHPNSPTTNHEHNSLLTDERPEDGELEEGELEDDGGELEQGETGGGTSAVVGGGDGGDEAGGGGEAAGEGTEERRRRSREAHASSNSDDERAHRRKRKRKKEKEREREKRRSKKKRKSKHKRHASSDDDHSDFSDDSDYSPSEKRKYREYSPQYPPPPHAGYGGSKKGGYMKMEKQSYGGYDDYEEDNYEGEEEEEMGDEDYDDFTKELNQYRKAKEGGGGRGRGGKGRMKNQRGRGGMRGGRRGRGGSRGRGGRGGGGGGGGGGGKMGGDNDDGDGYGEEMEYVEDDYEHMGEDDYDDYSKELNQYKKCKDRGRGGKGGRGRGRGKGGRGMIRGGRGRNRGRGRGDMGMDDDNNGDMDNGDGGGGGDGGGLGRRNLNEKHQDKKGKAICKYYIEGRCTWGDHCNFSHDIELPKKKELCKFYITGFCARADHCPYMHGEFPCKLFHTTGNCVNNDECMFSHEALNDDTQELLNKMLAEDAEAGAEDEKEVEELKKQGINPXPKPPPGVGLLPTPPRLFLXMQNTGPWGFVVAXPSSQGDSWGDFPGPNXGPMPNKVPPGPGPGPVPGPNPCVGPPVXGPEEFHFQGGPPNPNCPPPPHMGPPPPCGGGGGGAGKKIPSLFEIKVQPTGQLAQKLAVRSQTPAATPGQASSPGPQGAPGAPPTRFPAPPGMMPPDMQNMGPNHGMNQGPPNMGPGGPPMMGGFAPGDGPPHGGAMPPCPPQGGGNFFNNFFNQQDGMAMEGVVQEGDNYQGFSGMDERGGAGNFGNQSGGQDGSANGASANQGGISVPDFLPPAQRVLFMRIQQKQQEEEERARRMAEGGAEKSRDTEGDSGNWYSSEDEDGGGSVTSILKTLRQQTQVPQKSDGPPSDPRLQKASPAGALARPADPRLARDPRLARATDSLSDSTHSMPASSSSGPPADPRLARLTAAASAGSTSLSPPAAKPEPPLVYKPPPLTAPAAEEEETERVLRDKPVPIPLDPLMGMALRDPRSQLQQFSHIKKDILLHMPAFSKAITWSPEDLLPLPIPKQDLLPLPPGIPSVSSTDPRLSRAQQHHTSLPHSQPPPVQPPPSSDPPAPSSSTSSLPDFELLSRILKTVNSSPSQTPSPPLVPTPAAPVALLAAPPPVPPAPVEKPVDPRVARKVPTDPRLQPQKSALKQPSDPTPPPASSTSPATTSSSSPPTIAPYDPRLLSSGGAGRGVGAGAPGGASVLSSISLYDPRTNKPGSPGTSSGSNNSPNSASTESKPSEPTTTKPKSKEPLFVRKSALDQPEPEKSSEQGTDRYNSYNRPRPKPAPSPNSTAQGGPAAAGAAAAGGQGAPGAAGDQGPAGVHNLPVSTLFGVVKQAGKPGGTGSPFGGNSPVQSEQTTTEQDNASLKEVFKGFDPTASPFCQ; from the exons ATGGCTGTGGAAAGCATGACTGTCCATCCAAACTCCCCAACTACCAACCACGAACACAACAGTCTCCTGACTGACGAAAG GCCAGAGGatggagagctggaggagggagagttGGAAGATGATGGGGGAGAACTGGAGCAGGGAGAAACAGGTGGAGGTACGTCCGCTGTAGTAGGAGGTGGAGACGGGGGCGATGAAGCAGGCGGAGGAGGTGAAGCAGCAGGGGAAGGGACAGAGGAGCGGCGACGGCGAAGCAGGGAGGCCCACGCCAGCAGCAATTCAGACGATGAGCGAGCCCACCGTCgcaagagaaagaggaagaaagagaaggagcgagagagggagaagaggaggtcCAAGAAGAAACGCAAATCCAAACACAAA CGTCATGCGTCCTCTGATGACGACCACTCGGACTTCAGCGATGACTCTGACTACAGTCCCAGTGAGAAGAGGAAGTACAGAGAGTACAGTCCACAGTACCCCCCTCCT CCTCATGCGGGCTACGGCGGCTCGAAGAAAGGCGGCTACATGAAGATGGAAAAGCAGAGCTATGGAGGCTACGATGACTACGAAGAGGACAATTACGAaggtgaggaagaagaggagatggGGGATGAAGATTATGACGACTTCACTAAGGAGCTCAACCAGTACCGCAAGGCTAAGGAGGGTGGAGGTGGCCGGGGAAGAG GCGGTAAAGGTCGTATGAAGAACCAGAGAGGTCGAGGAGGaatgaggggagggaggagaggaagagggggaagcagaggaagaggaggtcgaggaggaggtggaggaggaggaggaggaggaggaaagatgGGAGGAGACAACGATGATGGAGACGGCTACGGAGAAGAGATGGAG TATGTAGAAGATGACTACGAACACATGGGGGAAGATGACTACGATGACTACTCAAAAGAACTCAACCAGTACAAGAAGTGcaaagacagaggcagag GAGGTAAAGGTGGCCGCGGGCGAGGGAGGGGTAAAGGTGGGCGTGGTATGATCAGAGGAGGACGAGGCCGAAACCGCGGCAGAGGAAGAGGTGACATGGGGATGGATGACGACAACAACGGCGACATGGACAACGGG gacggaggtggaggaggcgaTGGAGGAGGACTCGGGAGAAGGAATCTTAATGAGAAGCACCAGGATAAGAAAGGGAAGGCCATCTGCAAGTACTATATCGAGGGGAGGTGCACCTGG GGGGACCACTGTAACTTCAGCCACGACATCGAGCTGCCCAAGAAGAAGGAGCTGTGCAAGTTCTACATCACTGGATTTTGTGCCCGAGCCGACCACTGTCCTTACATGCATG GTGAATTCCCCTGTAAGCTGTTCCACACCACAGGGAACTGTGTCAACAACGATGAGTGCATGTTCTCCCATGAAGCACTCAATGATGACACGCAGGAGCTGCTCAACAAG ATGCTGGCAGAGGATGCAGAAGCTGGAGCGGAGGATGAGAAGGAGGTTGAGGAGCTGAAGAAGCAGGGCATCAATC CTCCGAAACCTCCTCCTGGAGTCGGCCTCCTCCCCACCCCTCCTCGGCTGTTCCTATAGATGCAAAACACAGGGCCTTGGGGATTTGTGGTGGCGTGACCCTCCAGCCAGGGTGACTCTTGGGGGGACTTCCCTGGACCTA CAGGGCCAATGCCCAACAAGGTGCccccaggaccaggaccagggcCTGTTCCTGGGCCCAACCCCTGCGTTGGTCCCCCTG CTGGCCCTGAGGAATTCCACTTCCAAGGAGGGCCCCCAAATCCCaactgccctcctcctccccacatGGGCCCCCCACCCCCTTGtggtggagggggaggtggcGCAGGGAAGAAGATCCCCTCGTTGTTTGAGATTAAAGTTCAGCCGACAGGACAGCTCGCTCAGAAACTGGCAGTCAG GAGCCAGACTCCTGCTGCTACCCCGGGCCAGGCTTCATCTCCTGGACCCCAAGGGGCCCCTGGTGCCCCTCCCACCCGGTTCCCTGCCCCGCCAGGCATGATGCCCCCCGACATGCAGAACATGGGCCCCAACCATGGGATGAACCAGGGGCCCCCCAACATGGGCCCCGGTGGACCGCCCATGATGGGAGGATTTGCACCAGGTGATGGCCCTCCACACGGGGGTGCTATGCCTCCATGTCCTCCTCAGGGTGGAGGAAACTTTTTCAACAACTTCTTCAATCAGCAGGACGGTATGGCGATGGAGGGAGTGGTGCAAGAAG GTGACAACTACCAGGGATTTTCTGGCATGGacgagagaggaggagcagggaacTTTGGTAACCAGTCGGGTGGCCAAGATGGCTCTGCTAATGGAGCATCAGCCAATCAGGGAGGGATTTCTGTGCCTGACTTTCTGCCTCCAGCGCAGCGTGTCCTGTTCATGAGGATCCAACAGAagcagcaggaagaagaggagagagctCGCAGGATGGCCGAGggaggagcagagaagagcagagACACTGAAG GTGACTCAGGGAACTGGTACTCCAGTGAGGATGAAGATGGCGGTGGTAGTGTGACCTCCATCTTGAAGACGCTCCGTCAACAGACCCAGGTGCCTCAAAAATCTGATGGCCCTCCGAGTGACCCTCGCCTCCAGAAAGCCTCCCCGGCAGGCGCTCTGGCTCGGCCAGCAGACCCCCGCCTGGCTCGGGACCCACGCCTGGCGCGTGCTACAGACTCTCTCTCCGACTCCACCCACTCTATGCCTGCATCATCTTCCTCTGGACCGCCTGCAGACCCCAGGTTAGCCCGGCTAACAGCTGCTGCATCAGCTGGATCGACGTCCCTGTCACCCCCTGCTGCTAAACCAGAGCCTCCTCTGGTCTACAAGCCCCCGCCACTCACAGCTCcagcagcggaggaggaggagacggagcgCGTTCTGCGTGACAAGCCGGTGCCGATTCCTCTGGACCCGCTCATGGGTATGGCTCTGAGAGACCCTCgctcacagctgcagcagttcaGCCACATCAAGAAGGACATCCTTCTTCACATGCCGGCCTTCTCTAAAGCCATCACCTGGTCACCTGAAGATCTCCTTCCCCTCCCCATCCCCAAACAGGACCTCCTTCCACTCCCACCAGGCATCCCATCTGTCTCCTCCACAGACCCCCGTCTGTCTCGTGCTCAGCAGCACCACACATCACTTCCTCACTCACAGCCTCCCCCTGTacagcctcctccctcctcggACCCTCCTGCTCCCTCAtcatccacctcctccctcccagACTTTGAGCTGCTGTCTCGTATCCTGAAGACTGTCAACTCCAGTCCGTCGCAgactccctcccctcctctcgtCCCCACCCCTGCTGCCCCTGTGGCTCTACTGGCCGCACCTCCCCCAGTGCCTCCAGCACCTGTAGAAAAGCCAGTAGACCCCCGTGTTGCCCGTAAAGTCCCCACAGACCCCCGTCTCCAGCCTCAGAAGTCTGCATTGAAGCAACCATCCgatcccactcctcctcctgcctcctctacctctccagcaacaacatccagctcctctcctcctacCATTGCACCCTACGACCCCAGGCTGCTCTCGTCAGGTGGGGCAGGGCGTGGTGTGGGAGCTGGGGCACCAGGGGGAGCCAGCGTCCTAAGCAGCATTAGTCTGTATGACCCACGGACTAACAAACCAGGCAGCCCTGGTACCAGCAGTGGCTCTAACAACTCCCCCAACTCAGCCAGCACAGAGTCCAAGCCCAGTGAGCCCACAACGACTAAACCCAAGTCAAAGGAGCCCCTGTTTGTTCGGAAGTCTGCGTTGGACCAACCGGAGCCGGAGAAAAGTTCAGAGCAAGGGACTGATCGATACAACAGCTACAACAGGCCCAGGCCCAAGCCTGCACCCTCGCCTAACTCAACAGCTCAGGGGGGGCCCGCTGCAGCCGGAGCAGCCGCAGCTGGAGGTCAGGGTGCTCCTGGAGCTGCTGGGGATCAGGGGCCCGCTGGAGTCCACAACCTACCAGTTTCTACTCTGTTTGGCGTTGTGAAGCAGGCGGGCAAACCAGGTGGGACGGGTAGCCCTTTTGGAGGCAACAGCCCGGTGCAGTCTGAGCAGACGACCACAGAGCAGGACAACGCCTCGCTGAAGGAGGTTTTCAAAGGCTTTGACCCCACAGCCTCCCCCTTCTGCCAGTGA